The DNA window ATGTTGGGATTAGTATCTTTAaaggatagcattccactcttTACTAATCTTTGAATGTCGACCTTGAAACTGAGACAGTTCTCAATGCTGTGACCCGGTGCTCCCTGATGATAGGggcaagattggtcagccttgatcCAAGGTGAAGAATCATTTGGAGGATTTAGAGGACTTCTCGTCTGAAtaagtccttttgccagtagagttggaaacaattccgcatacggcattggtacggggtcaaaggcaagATACCTTGTTGCCCGATTGTTGTTAAAATTTTGTGGCcgaacctgttgctgaggttgttgtggcctttgttgaaatggttgttgagaaacctcaggttgataagctggcgttgagttaacaaccagagttatcgtagcaacttgaggttgatACCTTTTTCTTGGTTTGTGTAAGACATTGCTGATGTCTTGATCCTTATTCTTctagaaagaacttccatacttcataggaccaatagaagattctgattctttgttcaagcgtccttttCGAACTGCTTCTTCAAGAACGAatgcccatgtttaccatctcgataAAGTCACTAGGGGCGCGGgcgaccattcgtccgtagtaaaatggactcaaagtcttgagatagattttttgtcatttctttctcttcaagaggaggacaattttgagcagcaacttcacgccatctctgagcgtattctttgaaactctctttatccttttgagtcatggcccggagttgatctttttcgggagccatatccagatttgTACTTATACAGTTTGacaaaggcctctccgaggtctcgaaaactATAAATCTCTGAATTGTCCAAGTTCATGTGCCATTTGAGTGCAGTGCCAATCAggttgtcttgaaaataatgaatgagcaattgttgattatcagtttgagttgacatccttcgagcgtacatcacgatgtgactttgtgggcatgaattccctctGTACTTCTCGAAATATGGTACTTTGACTTTGTGAGggatcttaacatttggaaccagacagaggtctgcagcgttctttccaaatagatattgtcctcgaagagtcttgagttctttctgcatttgcagaaactgttgcTGGAACtcatccaatctttcatacacgccagcgtcctctcTGGGAGCATGATGATACACTTTTCTGCCAggcggaggaaaagtatgcagaATCGGCTATGAAGAAGTCATGATGGCAGCTGATCTTGGTATCTCAACATTCTGTTGCATATAACCCATAGCTGTTGCTCTTGGaatttcaatttccagaggtctgtaaccctccggtggatgcatatcCATCATAACTCttcgaacttcagaaactgggggtatgtacccttctagaATGAAGTTATACGGCAtaccccaaggtcggttgggtggcatggtattctgaggaataagagtagaaacaatctcggaaatcACAGTTCTCTGTGGTTCTTCTGGCGGAGGTCGACtttgtgcaaccaccagggcttctaccatgctgttgagcctttcaacagacTCTTTGAGAATAgtgacctcttctctgagttctccattctctttctCTAAGtcatccattcttttcttgcgacttgaacaaGTGTTGTATGGCTttcttcacctccttctcctcctctctttctggagtaaGGAAGTGACGATTAGAGCCGCGACAATTCTCATGTCAGTGCTTACGACTAAAGTGATGCATGCAATTAAAGAAATGTTTTTCAAGAAAACACCATAATtatgttatgaaacatcaaactttttattcaTTAAGCGAAATGTTGTTTTTTACagactttgaaaagggaaatacagagaaacagagagaaatgACTCTTAAATTTTGACGAAGGGccaacttcacgttctaacatcttctgtTTCTTGTGTTGAGCATTTTCTGACGTGGGCTGGTCGATGATCCAAGAAGTAGGATGAGTATgctgagaaagtgacgtttgtgtcacttgtcgttcATGTACTttaagtaactcatccttccttcttaggatgttctgaatctcaacattttctgtgttgacgattcggtatttgtttctccaagcattcctctCTTGACACACCATagttaatgccgcttgtagtttctcaacatcggtggagaaactgaagattggttcccttaggggaataagttcttgatgctgatatggcatcccgagcttgaatgccctgacgcgtacccattaaAGGTAACGGTCCAAgtagatgcaaagatgttttcctaacaagcTTCTCCATTTTTCTATGAACAAGACGCCATGCTTAGACAATTTCATTCTttagcatgttaccatgatcgtcgatgttcttgaagaacagaccctccaattgaatgttacttggtatgtttttcatggggtagccgtattgacgacgggcaaaagctggattataacttattcctcccttagttccaagaaggggtacgttgggataacttccacaactgtagatgatcttggtttcgtcgttttcgtgactacaccaatcaatgtccgagtgagtgagggacatgattttctatgACTAGCAAAGGCCATCCCTCAAGTTCCAAAAAGTGccagactttggcaggtgcgagacgaaccattcgtataacaacggtacgcatcatgtgattaatcctccttgatgCAGGTTTATTGAATGCAAAGAgtggtaagcatccgcaagcaaggttagAACTGgatttcaaatgaagaagatcttaattgcgttgatgtcgacgaagttgTCAATGTTATGGAACAAAAACAATTCATAGATGAGCAATGCCAAGATGTACTCATAGGCACTCAtgtcttggatgctgacgaagtaccgagcttgatccaataggaacttggagggtaatcctcgaattcctcctttactcaccatatgagttatgACGTCGACTACGTTGAAATAAGTAGTTGAAGCAATGatgatgtcgtcaggattcttttccaaaccggagtatggATCTTGCGTGTACTCGGGTATTCCAACCAGACGAGAATACTCCTCCAACgcaggcatgagttgataatctggaaaggtgaagcagtgatacgttggatcgtaaaactgttcCAAagtgggggttgaccaccagttttccgagtttttccaattcctcgaccttaggaattttgaaggtgtatttcctagctctctttcttccttaATCCATGGTATAGGACCTTATGTCCTTTCTccgtctctctctctctatgaagttcaaaacgatcgttatttagtttccttgaaaaacgcctcgaaaaagactttttgtttttattattattatgatgaatgcatgaatgcgcacACAAGAGATTTTAGCAAACATGAGGTAGAAGGGTTTAGATGTCATGGAGTCACGTCTCTAACCTCCCCCCAGGGTAAACTATGGATtttgatttttgtacctgtagaacaaGTTCTAGGGGTcttagagtttttgctcaaccttaaagatacgttgactggtatctccaagagagttttctctgagtgtagtatctgtgtGACCATTACTTTTGTAATCACCGCTCAACGTCCTaagaggctttaagtggggttaaagggtttctaggtcctcctggtacaaatcagtctcggaatgcattggcgcaatTAATCACAACCAGACaagcaaatcccaagagtagatttgggaaccaagattagaggcttCACCGAGAATACATCCtcaatcctatcttatgttgcactcaaatccgggtataggatttctcaccacaagggagaatcaagccctttcccgatacaaaatccataaaaatatacaagtataaatgcagcaaacacatgatatgacacagaggttaggcaggacctctcttgtttcaGGGGGAATTTTGCATCCCTAATTTCTCATTGGggttggaccagcacaggtcaaccattggtttggatgaaaaccaaggttattacttgtccccagcagagtcaccatTTTTCTGTGgggtcgttttttttacctccctgtttcacttgggaggtCGGCACGCCGGACCCTTTACGCGTAATTTGGAagtgaaaattctagtaatacatgctcgatgtcaaactggatgttatgacatccacaattacacaacacaGACAATAATAACGaacaacataaaacaataaagaacacacataattgtttacccaggtcggttcaaacaacctactctaggggctaccaagccagggatgaagtccactattagcagtattaattcagagctaaactcccagtttacaagtcctcacttaatcactacccaatgacccttctacctaggttctacctagatatggaatatctccattccactccccctcaatcacggcagtgataacacatacacaataaataattacagatagaagacacacttctaaaacacaccttgatctacttaaaagcttcaatcaacagacacacactcatgcttaaaagcttagagtgacacaaataaaacacaaaataattccaacgcaatcatcaaagataaaagcgtggatcacaagagacagttacaAAACAaccgttcttcacaatacacaatcttctgtctgcgttccaaattaggattgcagttcattttatatgcagtcttgtgCCTTGGCCTTTcatagaaacacattagggttaacaaagttaacctaagtCACACcccaactgtctgttacacaatgtgctgttagtaggatcttctgaacgaaatttgccgcactcaataaaaagtttcctaaacagataaaagtgataaattaggaaacacaattaataaaaactaacAGGTATGTTTTACACATATATGCAAAACCTGCATACAtacaatcaaccaggtatgttttaccaataatgcagccaacatgcaaaacaccttcaatctcctcctttggcaaatttttggctaaaacatcctgTAACACCATACtagagaaacacttgcagcagaTAACCAAAACACAAGCTAATATAAACAAACAacatacatcaccagtatgcacacagttctcagacaaaataaaaatagacagtgcacaagagtagcacaagcacaaacagatcaacacaaagataatcaaaatagAGTTGTTGATaacacacaaccaccattcttgttgttctggggtgacacatAATACTTCTCCCCCTATTTGGCCACAAATGTTTCCAAAGCCAAAagaagtgtcttctccacctgtacttttgtgttttttttttgtttaactctATGGTTCTTCAAGGATGCAGAGTCCCAACTTGCTTCACAAGTTCTCAAATTGTGTAAcatcaagagcttttgtgaagatgtcagctagctgAAGTTCAGTGTTTATGTGCTCTAGGAAAATTACCTTGTCTTCGACAAGCTCTCTGATAAAATGGTGTCTgatatcaatatgcttggttaTGCTATGCTGAATTGGACTTTTGGATATATTGATAGCACTGAGATTGTCAAAATATAAAGTCATGACATCCTAAGGAACATTGTACTCAGTCATCAgttgtttcatccaaaccaattgTGAACAACTGCTACCAGCTGCTATGTACTCTGCTTTAGCAGTAGATAATGAGAcataattttgtttcttgctgaaccacgaTATAAGGTTGCTACCTAGAAAGAAACATTCTCGAGATgtgctttttctgtcatcagtaCTTCCAGCCCAGTCAACACCACAATATCCAGTCAAGACAGGGTTACTTCCGTTGGTGTACAGTATGCGATAGTGTGAAGTCCCATTTACATAATTAAGAATTCTCTTGACTAGATTTAAGTGAATTTCCTTCGGCTCTGCTTGATATCTGGCACACACTCCAACTGCAAATGTAACATCTGGTATGCTGGCTGTCAGATATAACAGGCTACCAATCATGCTTCTGTACAGACTCTGGTCAACACTTATGCCTCcttcatctttagatagtttttgATGAATTGGtgcaggagttcttttgtgactcGCATTGTCCATACAAAATTTCTTTACTATATTCTTGGCATATTTGCTTTGAGACTGGAATGTGGAGTCTTCCATTTGCTTGATTTGAAGACAAAGAAAGTAAGTCAGTTCCCcaaccatactcatttcaaattcagtctGCATTTGACCAATAAAGTATTTTACCATTGTATCTGACATTCCTCCAAAcactatgtcatccacatatatctgAGCAATCATGATTCTTCCATCCGTGTTTTTGACAAAGAGGGTTTTGTCTATTCAACGTTTCTTATATCCATTTGTGGTCAGAAACTcagttaatctttcataccaagctcttggagcttgtttcaacccatagagagctTTTCTCAGTTTGTACATATGATCGGGCAAGTTTGGATCAGCAAACcctttaggttgttctacataAACTTCTTCGTTTAGATatccatttagaaatgcactttttacatccatctgataaagtttGAATTTTAGACTGCAAGCTACTCTTAGTAGAAGTCTGATTGACTCAAGTCTTGCTACAGGAGCAAAAGTCTCATCAAAGTCTACTCCCTccacttgagtgtatccttgagccaTTAACCTGGCCTTGATTCATGTTATGACTCCTTGTTCATCCGTTTTGTTCTTCTATATCCATTTGGAACATATGATATTGTCCCTTCTGGTCTGGGTACCAGTTCCCAcactttgtttcttttgagctgTGTAAGTTCCTTTTGCATGGCATTGATCCAAAATTCATCTGTCAGGGCTTCCTTTACACTTTTTGGTTCGAATTTGGACACAAAGCATGAATTAGCTATAGTTCCTTTTGACCTGGTCATTATTCCACTGTTTAGATATCCTATGATCAGTTCCTTGGGGTAATCTTTATGAATTCTAATAGATGGATCTTTGCTGATTGGCTCAGGTTCTGGTTTTGACGGAGTTTCATTGCCTACTTCAGGTTGGTGTGTCTGTTCAGCCTAAATTTCAATGAATGTCTCAGCATTCTCTGTGACATCGAATTTTCCATGTTGATCATCAATGACCACATTTTTGGATTCCATCATCACTTGTGTTCTGATGTTGAACACTCTATAAGCCCTGCTGTTTGTTGAATATCCAAAGAATATGCCTTCTTCGTTTTTGGAGTCCATTTTTCTCCTTTGGTCTCGATATATTAGGATATAGCACTTGCTTCCAAAAACATGAAAGTACTCGACACTTGGTTTCTTTCCTCTCCAGAGTTCATTCAGAGTTGAGGAGGTTCCTTATCTCAACGTACCTGTGTTATGGACATAGCACGCTGTGTTCATAGCCTCAGCCCAAAAATACATGGGAAgtttcttagcatgaatcatTGCTCTGGCTAATTCTTGTATAGTCCGGTTTTTCCTTTCTACTACTCTGTTTTGTTGGGGTGTAATAGGGGAGGAGAACTCATGACTAATTCCTTCAGTTAAGCAGAATTCAGCAAATATGACATTCTCAAATTCTTTTCCatgattgcttctgattctgatgacagtgctttccttttctctttgGATTCTAGTGCAAAGCTCTTTAAAGACATCAAATACGTCGAATTTTTCTCTAATGAAGCTTATCCACGTGTATCTGGAAAAATCATCAACTACTACATAAGCATACCTTTTTCTCCAAGACTTTCCacttgcattggtcccattagatccatatgcaatagtTCCAGAGTTTTAGAGGTGGTGAGTTGACTGACCCTTGGGTGAGAGGTCCTGGTTAGCTTTCCAACCTGACATTCTCCACAAACTCTGCCTTCATCAATCTGTAGCTTAGGTATTCCTCTCAGAGCTTCTTTGTTTATGATCTTTTTCATTCCTCTCAAATGTAGATGTCCCAAAGCATTGAAGACATTCTCCACAGACTTTGCCTTCATCAATCTGTAGGAGGACTGTTCCTCTAAAACTTCCCCAAAGTACGATACTcctcatcatcaccattccgattTCCAGCATTAGCTTGAGGAATGTGAGAAAGAGATCCATTCAACATCCTCAATGCATTAGAAATGGCATCATCGTTCCTTCCAGAAACCATTgtcctacgacaaccaacaaccaaaatagacaaaacagtatcgatcgtgtcagatacacaaatctaatacaacaaGAATAAAGACATTAATGactttgaccaactggtcgaccatgctctgataccactaatgtaacaccccttttctaaccccaagtATATCATACAATctcacagagtaatcatgcatacGGAAAAAGGCGCCACATGCTGATTTCCAAAAAatgaaaatcttaaaaaacaTACATAGCACGTTCATAATATGtaaagatcatattgtaacacaataaTGTAAATCTCATGCTACCATATTTTATGCATAAACACTTACGGAAAACAAAAGAATTGCTATCACATAAAATTCAATGAATATTTCACATAccatattcatctaccaattcaaaataaaattaatattcatGCAACTTTAATTCATAAATCTAGGCTACAAGGCctttaaaacaaaacaacaaaacttaatCAAACAACAAAACTCGAAGCTCTTCGGCTAAGCCACGAACAAGTAGCTACTCTtttgaacctgcacgttaccaaccaagggcaacattaaaacaaaagggtgagaattcaaattattatagaaaatatattgatgggaaatgcaacataaacaGGCATACATTTCGCAATTCATCACTCTTAAGAATATACAATTATACACCAAGTATCAATTAACACACAAAGCAATTACATCAACACAAAAcaatcacatagcacacaatgtgactcaAATGTactaaatgtgactcaatgcatgtggtaccaagtgaacccaatgtttcaccgctttccgattcaatatctagaatccaagccgcgCTTCTAATCTAGACAACATCAAAGCAATTACGCCTATTTCcaaattaaggatcaacgtctagttgtgaacccaaagttccacctcttccaccataaagccgtcCATAAATGCATGTAAAATTATCTcaacacatatgcaattaagattatctacACGAAGCTTAACATACCGCATACCTCAATAATTCACAtaatgaattatccaccaattataCATGATTCACATACCAAAATAACAATTGCAACAAGgtataacaaccatcatatatgCAATCACAAACATCATAGTTAAATCAATCAAGTGCAAATCAATCCTACATTATTATATAGAACATTAAAATAGCATCCTAACGCTTCAAACAACGAATAAAAAGGAGTTATGGATCAAAAGAAACTTCAAGCGCGCTTATGCTCATTGAAATTCAACTAGCGCGCTTCTGCTCATTGAAATTCAACAAGCGCGCTTCAAGCGACGTGTGGCAGAAACGTTTTATGAAATAGGCTCCCTTTAGCGGACTGGCTCCTCTTAGCAAACCTCTTTATTTTACAAAATGAAACAGCacccgcttagcggcctcgcgTCTACTTAGCAGCCCTgcatccgcttagcggacgtgcgattattCAGAAAAACACAGCAACGTTCAGAAATGCAAAATCACACACCCACCactccaaatcacttccaaacatcaataaacatcaaatacaaccagtattcatcgttattgaacaacatatatatcatcaaaatcatgtttaaatcatgtaaatccatagaaaaTATCATAGAAATTAGGGTTCATACGTTTTCATGGAATAGCAAAGATTGAAGAGATTAACACAAACACATACATGACCCAAttatagattctacaagaattttGATTCTTAaccttacctctaactcttaatCCACCCTCTTGATGAAATCTACCAATCTCCTCTTTGTTCTTctcttgcctcttttctcttctttctacttttctatcttttctcttctttctatttttctatctttctctctttgctcttctaactctcattacaTCGTTGGACTTAACACACTCAATACTCTTTCTCACTAAACTAAGCTCATTTAGctaatttctaataaaattctaccatatACTAATTTTCTAAATAACATAAAACCAcacaattaaacaattattactcaagcaataattaaataaaacccacaagcaattatcaaatatcaaataatcctaatttaataaaatctaataaaattaGAGTGTTACACTAACTCCGACATCGTCTTTATGGCTAGAACCATCAAAGTACAAACGCCAAGGACATGTTTCAATCATATTAAGTGGCACATTAACTATACCATGATCAACTATAAAATCAGCAACAACTtttcctttcatagctttcaatGGCACATACGTCAAAGAAAATTCAGTCAATGCTAAAGCCCATTTCCCAATTCGACTACGCAAAATTGGTTTGGGTAACATATGTTTGATGACAACATAATGATACGCAACATacacatcaactggctttatgtATTGCTTTAATTTAGtacataaaaaatacaaacattGACATAACTTTTCTATATCattatatctagtctctgcatcgaCTAAAACTGACTAagataatatatggctctttcgacaccattatcatcctcttgggATAACATACTTCCTATCGTCAAGTCAGACGCATCTATATTTAGATCTCTAAAGTCAATGCATACTTAAAGAGTGCCATTTTTCTTAATTACATGCATAATATTAGCCaaccattcaacataccttgcaGTTCGAATGAACTTCCTTTTCAAGAGTCGTTCTATTTCAATCTTAATCTCTGTCATGATTATAGGGGCGAACCTCCTAGGCTGTTGTTTAATGGGCTTCTTATCAGGTTTCATTTGTAATTGATGCTCAACTACATTTTTATTCAAACCTAGTCTCTCACCATAATCCCAGGCGAAATAGTCTTTAAATTCTTTCAAAAGTTGCACAAGCTTCACTTTCATCTCTGAACCAATGTTAGCACTCACGTAGGTAGGTCTTTTATCATCTTCATCCCCGAGATTTATTTATTCAAGTGGGTCTTGAGATTGCATTCTTTGAACCAGGCTATTCGGATCTTTTTCAAATCCTAATGGTTCGTCGTCATATATACAGTCGAACCTTTCTTGTGAATCTCTGTTCTGGCTGAGTGAGCCACCTTCATTACTTTCGACAACGGCTTCCAAAGCCATTTATTGTTCCAAATCGGCCTCTAAAGtcgttttcatcttatttttggcCAAATAGGCCGAAATTCGTGCCAAATATGTTGACTCAGCAGTCATTATTGTCGACACCTGTCCACCCAGAGGGTGGATTTTCTTCATTTAATGGCTCATTTGGATCTTCTTTGTTCCATATGAAACCATAATTGGGGTATAAATTTAGATATTTAAACACACTTTCATCTGAATAGTAGACTTCTTCTGCCTTACAACAAGGAGCTACATTCGCCAAATGTTGGTCGAAATGTTTTCACTTTAACACTTTTAAAATCCTTCAACAAAACACTTTGATGTATCTCCTAACAAAACACTTCAACAAATCAAAATCCTTTTTCCTATAGACTTTTCAGTTTAAAACCTTTTTATAAAAAGGCGTGCTATTTTCAATCTACCGCAACACAAGTAACACATAAGTCGTAACACCTAATGCTAGAGTGTGAACATTAACACCGACTACGAAAAAGCACAAATAAATTGTCATTTTCTAGACAAACTACGGATCTATGATTTCTTCATTGCACATTGATGATACGTAGATACATGGATCAGGAAATCCTAGCGAGCACACTAATTTAACACTTTCTTTTTCCCCATTTCTTAGCAAGTAAACCCTAGCTAACAATACACATAGAAACGAACAAACAAAATGGATCTCA is part of the Vicia villosa cultivar HV-30 ecotype Madison, WI linkage group LG2, Vvil1.0, whole genome shotgun sequence genome and encodes:
- the LOC131649407 gene encoding secreted RxLR effector protein 161-like, encoding MIAQIYVDDIVFGGMSDTMVKYFIGQMQTEFEMSMVGELTYFLCLQIKQMEDSTFQSQSKYAKNIVKKFCMDNASHKRTPAPIHQKLSKDEGGISVDQSLYRSMIGSLLYLTASIPDVTFAVGVCARYQAEPKEIHLNLVKRILNYVNGTSHYRILYTNGSNPVLTGYCGVDWAGSTDDRKSTSRECFFLGSNLISWFSKKQNYVSLSTAKAEYIAAGSSCSQLVWMKQLMTEYNVP